The following coding sequences are from one Arcobacter nitrofigilis DSM 7299 window:
- a CDS encoding diguanylate cyclase: MDKKKKSDYELDKLIDINSFKQILDNFFKATEIPNGLVDNNGKIITQSGWSDACNNFHRKHTDSNKFCVESNISLMESLSKNSISKNECKNGLIDYVAPVIIDNEIIASLFLGQVFNKSPDLNYFISQAEKYNYDKTSYIDAIKKIPIVTDEKMSSLMLCIVHIIDVLVFGSLSKQREDKLEQNLIKTNEQSVELQDILDFSPLGIGWTNKNGEVEYVNHKFTQLFGYTIEDIPTLNVWFKKAFPNEQYRENLILPWNNKVINSYKEKKQPPELEATIRCKNGTNRRALVRLSWVGEKRLSNFSDITNHWKNELRNRSHDNMLEMVAKGVNLKDILHDIIKTIELEDDTSMCSILILDDDGKHLSIGASPSLPTFYNQAIDGVEIGIGVGSCGTAAFLKKRIIVEDIMEHEYWKNYLKLAIKANIKSCWSEPILSSDGQVLGTFAIYHNQISSPKKEDFERISFATNLASIAIENRKVRKELEFRAYFDFLTGLPNRRYFIEQSELEISRKLRYGGSLSLIMFDIDHFKILNDKFGHKMGDLVLQKIAEITRSVLRDIDIIGRIGGEEFAILLPRTDIKEAENIAERLRLEISKGIVKTDKVEITNFTASFGVVLDTKNKTIDELLVSADNALYEAKNSGRNRVCIFNK, encoded by the coding sequence ATGGATAAGAAAAAAAAGAGTGATTACGAGTTAGATAAATTAATTGATATTAACTCTTTTAAACAAATTTTAGATAATTTTTTTAAGGCAACAGAAATACCCAATGGACTTGTAGATAATAATGGAAAGATAATTACTCAATCTGGTTGGAGTGATGCTTGTAATAATTTTCATAGAAAACATACTGATTCAAATAAGTTTTGTGTAGAAAGTAATATATCGTTAATGGAAAGTTTATCAAAAAACTCTATTTCAAAAAATGAATGTAAAAATGGCTTGATAGATTATGTAGCACCAGTTATTATAGATAATGAAATTATTGCATCACTGTTTTTAGGTCAAGTTTTTAATAAATCCCCAGATTTAAACTATTTTATTTCTCAAGCAGAAAAATATAATTATGATAAAACTAGTTATATTGATGCTATAAAAAAAATACCAATAGTAACAGATGAAAAAATGAGTTCTTTAATGCTTTGTATTGTTCACATAATTGATGTTTTAGTATTTGGTAGTTTGTCAAAACAAAGGGAAGATAAATTAGAACAAAATTTAATAAAGACCAATGAACAAAGTGTTGAGTTACAAGATATTTTGGATTTTTCTCCTTTAGGGATTGGCTGGACAAATAAAAATGGTGAAGTAGAGTATGTAAATCACAAGTTTACACAACTTTTTGGATATACCATTGAAGATATACCAACATTAAACGTGTGGTTTAAAAAAGCTTTTCCAAATGAACAATATAGGGAAAATCTTATTCTTCCTTGGAATAATAAAGTTATAAATTCATATAAAGAAAAAAAACAACCACCAGAATTAGAAGCAACTATTAGATGCAAGAATGGCACTAATCGTAGAGCATTGGTTCGATTATCATGGGTTGGAGAGAAAAGATTAAGCAATTTTAGTGATATTACAAATCATTGGAAAAATGAACTAAGAAATCGTAGTCATGATAATATGTTAGAAATGGTAGCAAAGGGTGTTAATTTAAAAGATATTCTTCATGATATTATTAAAACAATCGAATTGGAAGATGATACCTCTATGTGTAGTATTTTGATTTTAGATGATGATGGAAAACATTTGTCAATTGGAGCTTCTCCTTCTCTTCCAACTTTTTATAATCAAGCAATTGATGGAGTTGAAATAGGAATTGGCGTAGGGTCTTGTGGGACAGCTGCCTTTCTTAAAAAGCGTATAATTGTTGAAGATATAATGGAACATGAATATTGGAAAAATTATTTAAAATTAGCAATAAAAGCTAATATAAAATCTTGTTGGTCAGAACCTATTCTATCATCTGATGGTCAAGTTTTAGGAACATTTGCTATTTATCATAATCAAATATCTTCCCCTAAAAAAGAAGATTTTGAACGTATAAGTTTTGCAACAAATTTAGCTTCAATAGCAATTGAGAATAGAAAAGTTAGAAAAGAATTGGAGTTTAGAGCTTACTTTGATTTTTTAACAGGTTTACCAAATAGAAGATATTTTATAGAGCAATCAGAGTTAGAAATATCTAGAAAACTTAGATATGGTGGTAGTTTGTCTTTAATAATGTTTGATATTGATCATTTTAAAATATTAAATGATAAATTTGGGCATAAAATGGGTGATCTAGTACTTCAAAAGATTGCAGAAATTACGCGTAGTGTTTTAAGAGATATCGATATAATAGGACGTATTGGAGGAGAAGAGTTTGCAATTTTATTACCTCGAACAGATATTAAAGAAGCTGAAAATATAGCTGAACGTCTACGCCTTGAAATTTCAAAAGGAATTGTCAAGACAGATAAAGTAGAAATTACTAACTTTACTGCTTCTTTTGGAGTTGTTTTAGATACAAAAAATAAAACTATAGATGAACTATTAGTTTCCGCAGATAATGCTTTATATGAAGCAAAAAATAGTGGACGAAATAGAGTTTGTATTTTTAATAAATAA
- a CDS encoding ABC transporter substrate-binding protein, with product MKSLHLVVFVLFILLFTACDDKKKNSNEILKYKNKTIVIIAPNFDKAITGPIRKEIKEFEDRTGAKVRVVSPSWDDMIGKIKESFTDKKINYDVFVVFSSWGGSLLGNGHAAEIPEWVKKEIEWDDILPIYKNQVLSWNKKYYFLPYDGDCINLYYRKDIFENEEYKKRFKNEYGYDLDIPKTWAEYKDIAKFFNGWDWDNDGKIEYGFAESRKKGYGTMFEFFARAAAYAKYPDKKEFYFDSNMNPKINNPAFLKALTEYINIMKYAPPQVTNFEPADVRQSFIGGDVAMILDWADAGAMAQNSKESIVKNKVGYAKLPGSNSVYNSYTKNWDVRYNNPSSISGNWVIVVNKDAVNKELAFKFAAYMTSKKMTSKYVPIGSSGINPSRYSHLQTTNLELWERNDFSKESAKEYLDVISKSLSNKNSVVDIRIPGADLYYATFNKYLNKAIKKEITPKEALDLTAKKWNEITKKLGLEEQIKLYKESLNE from the coding sequence ATGAAAAGTTTACATTTAGTTGTATTTGTATTATTTATACTACTGTTCACTGCTTGCGATGATAAGAAAAAAAACTCTAATGAAATATTAAAATATAAAAATAAAACTATAGTAATTATTGCTCCTAATTTTGATAAAGCAATTACAGGTCCTATAAGAAAAGAGATTAAAGAATTTGAAGATAGAACTGGTGCAAAGGTAAGAGTTGTATCCCCTAGCTGGGATGATATGATTGGAAAAATAAAAGAGTCTTTTACTGATAAAAAAATAAATTATGATGTGTTTGTTGTTTTTTCATCATGGGGTGGTTCTTTGTTGGGAAATGGACATGCTGCAGAAATTCCTGAGTGGGTTAAAAAAGAGATAGAGTGGGATGATATTTTGCCCATATATAAAAATCAAGTGCTCTCTTGGAATAAAAAATATTATTTCCTTCCTTATGATGGAGATTGTATTAATTTATATTATAGAAAAGATATTTTTGAAAATGAAGAGTATAAAAAACGATTTAAAAATGAGTATGGATATGATTTAGATATTCCAAAAACTTGGGCAGAGTATAAAGATATAGCAAAATTTTTTAATGGTTGGGATTGGGACAATGATGGTAAGATTGAATATGGCTTTGCTGAAAGTAGAAAAAAGGGTTATGGGACAATGTTTGAATTTTTTGCAAGAGCTGCTGCTTATGCAAAATATCCAGATAAAAAAGAGTTTTATTTTGATTCAAATATGAATCCTAAGATAAATAATCCAGCTTTTCTAAAAGCACTAACAGAATATATAAATATTATGAAATATGCACCTCCTCAAGTTACAAATTTTGAGCCAGCAGATGTAAGACAAAGTTTTATTGGAGGAGATGTTGCTATGATTTTGGATTGGGCAGATGCAGGTGCAATGGCTCAAAATTCAAAGGAAAGTATTGTCAAAAATAAAGTCGGATATGCAAAACTTCCAGGTTCAAATAGTGTTTATAATAGTTATACAAAAAATTGGGATGTAAGGTATAATAATCCCTCTTCCATAAGTGGAAATTGGGTAATAGTTGTAAATAAAGATGCAGTTAATAAAGAATTAGCATTTAAATTCGCTGCATATATGACATCTAAAAAAATGACATCAAAATATGTACCTATAGGTTCAAGTGGTATAAATCCTTCTAGATATTCACATCTTCAAACAACTAATCTAGAACTTTGGGAAAGAAATGACTTCTCAAAAGAATCTGCAAAAGAGTATTTAGATGTAATATCTAAGTCTTTAAGTAATAAAAACTCAGTTGTAGATATTAGAATTCCTGGAGCAGACTTGTATTATGCCACTTTTAATAAATATTTAAATAAAGCAATTAAAAAAGAGATAACTCCAAAAGAAGCACTTGATTTGACAGCTAAAAAGTGGAATGAAATTACTAAAAAACTTGGACTTGAAGAACAAATAAAACTTTATAAGGAATCTTTAAATGAGTGA
- a CDS encoding PAS domain-containing sensor histidine kinase, with the protein MSELKIRDISFYSFIVLIAGLLLTSTVLFISLNKIKLLNNQLSVISKAKNSFLEVKINSENLLITKDLSESIKLWTISIKNFDRDFKSLSPLQKKRFDNLWYVSKKEIKEIKEILNHKILEPQNLHQKSLLMLKGEMFALKDRSEMFLVIDSLTKKMEFLFQYERFILEEFKQIDHKDKTYISKQITFTTYYSILFIVFILFLTIIVIYFMNKKVLKIEHKLVMAQKSLSESILELKNSRILLQNIIDSVPAAVFWKDKNNVYLGANKCFLSDAGCERQEEILGKSDRDMPWAKSEASKYIADDESVMNSGIAKLQIEETQTNLEGKIIKVLTSKVPLKNTKDEIIGILGIYIDITEKEKIAEELFQKDKLLAQQSKMASMGEMIENIAHQWRQPLSFILTSATGIRLKSDYECLETEFLKESLLGIEKSVKHLNKTIDDFRNYFKPDKEAKYFDIELVVDNAFSLVESKLKNKLINVVKEIGEVKAFGFENEFIQVLLNIINNAIDELENLDSDEKLIFVKVKEIEICGEEVSIEVSKCRCVELKICDNAGGISKYIIDKVFDAHFTTKAEDKGTGIGLYMSSEMIKKHMKGSITVSNKVFTYNDKEYKGAEFTILIPAEDYILNNENE; encoded by the coding sequence ATGAGTGAATTAAAGATAAGAGACATTAGTTTTTATAGTTTTATAGTACTTATTGCTGGATTACTTTTAACTAGTACAGTACTATTTATTTCATTGAATAAAATTAAATTATTAAACAATCAATTATCAGTAATTTCAAAAGCGAAAAATAGTTTTTTGGAAGTTAAAATAAATAGTGAAAATCTTTTGATAACAAAAGATTTATCTGAATCTATAAAATTATGGACTATTTCTATTAAAAACTTTGATAGAGATTTTAAAAGTTTATCTCCTTTACAAAAGAAAAGATTTGATAATTTATGGTATGTAAGTAAAAAAGAGATAAAAGAGATAAAAGAGATATTAAATCATAAAATATTAGAACCTCAAAATTTGCATCAAAAATCTCTTCTTATGTTAAAGGGTGAAATGTTTGCTTTAAAAGATAGAAGTGAAATGTTTTTAGTTATAGACTCTTTAACAAAAAAAATGGAATTTTTATTTCAGTATGAGAGATTTATCTTAGAAGAGTTTAAACAAATTGACCATAAAGATAAGACTTATATATCTAAGCAAATAACTTTTACAACATATTATTCAATCTTGTTTATAGTTTTTATTCTGTTTTTGACTATTATTGTTATTTATTTTATGAATAAAAAAGTTCTAAAAATAGAACATAAACTAGTTATGGCACAAAAAAGTTTAAGTGAGAGTATTTTGGAGTTAAAAAATTCTAGAATATTATTACAAAATATAATTGATTCTGTTCCTGCGGCTGTATTTTGGAAAGATAAAAATAATGTATACTTAGGTGCAAATAAATGTTTTTTAAGTGATGCGGGATGTGAAAGACAAGAAGAGATATTAGGTAAATCAGATCGTGATATGCCTTGGGCAAAATCAGAAGCTTCAAAATACATAGCTGATGATGAAAGTGTAATGAATAGTGGAATTGCTAAGCTACAAATAGAAGAGACTCAGACTAACCTTGAAGGCAAAATTATAAAAGTTTTAACATCAAAGGTTCCATTAAAAAATACAAAAGATGAGATAATTGGAATACTTGGTATATATATTGATATAACTGAAAAAGAAAAAATAGCAGAAGAGTTATTTCAAAAAGATAAACTACTAGCTCAACAATCTAAAATGGCTTCAATGGGTGAAATGATAGAAAATATAGCTCATCAATGGAGACAACCTTTATCTTTTATTCTTACTAGTGCTACAGGAATTAGATTAAAAAGTGATTATGAGTGTTTGGAAACTGAATTTTTAAAAGAATCCCTGCTTGGTATTGAGAAGAGTGTAAAGCATTTAAATAAAACTATTGATGATTTTAGGAACTATTTTAAACCAGATAAGGAAGCAAAATATTTTGATATAGAATTAGTAGTAGATAATGCATTTTCATTAGTTGAGTCAAAACTAAAAAATAAGTTGATAAATGTTGTAAAAGAGATAGGTGAAGTAAAAGCATTTGGTTTTGAAAATGAGTTTATACAAGTTTTATTAAATATAATAAATAATGCAATAGATGAGTTAGAAAATCTTGACTCAGATGAAAAACTAATATTTGTAAAAGTAAAAGAGATCGAAATATGTGGAGAAGAAGTTTCAATAGAAGTTTCAAAATGTAGATGTGTAGAGTTGAAAATCTGTGATAATGCAGGTGGGATTTCTAAATATATTATAGATAAAGTATTTGATGCACATTTTACTACAAAAGCTGAAGATAAAGGTACAGGAATTGGTTTATATATGTCAAGTGAAATGATAAAAAAACATATGAAAGGTTCTATTACTGTATCTAACAAAGTTTTTACATATAATGATAAAGAGTATAAAGGTGCAGAATTTACTATTTTAATTCCTGCAGAAGATTATATTTTAAATAATGAGAATGAGTAA
- a CDS encoding NUDIX hydrolase, translating into MTEKFDFTMIVLKNDKYDGSIIDTSTIPKDIEEFEKDLLLILENLEDKKLLWIKLMIEESSLISILTKHGFVFHHCNERDITLVKKLIQKPVIPTATNHTLGVGAVVIDNNKLLVIKDKIYQGYKLPGGHIDDSENITSALIREVYEETGINIKFDSIISLRHISPGQFNESNLYLVCRATALSKEINVIDTDEILEAKWIDVDTYLNLDDVHPFNKKIVKTALENEGFKIIDSENLIHRKDLNYEIFF; encoded by the coding sequence ATGACAGAAAAGTTTGATTTCACAATGATAGTTTTAAAAAATGATAAGTACGATGGTTCAATAATTGACACTTCAACAATACCTAAAGATATAGAAGAGTTTGAGAAAGACTTACTTTTGATTCTTGAAAACTTAGAAGATAAAAAGTTATTATGGATAAAACTAATGATTGAAGAATCAAGTTTAATTTCCATACTTACAAAGCATGGGTTTGTTTTTCACCATTGTAATGAGAGGGATATTACTTTAGTGAAAAAGCTTATTCAAAAACCTGTGATTCCAACTGCCACAAATCATACTTTAGGAGTAGGGGCGGTTGTAATTGATAACAATAAATTATTAGTTATCAAAGATAAAATTTATCAAGGTTATAAACTTCCTGGTGGTCATATTGATGATAGTGAGAATATTACTAGTGCTTTGATTCGAGAAGTATATGAAGAGACAGGCATAAATATTAAATTTGATTCCATAATAAGTCTAAGACATATCTCACCTGGTCAGTTTAATGAATCAAATCTTTATCTTGTATGTCGTGCTACTGCTTTATCAAAAGAGATAAATGTAATAGACACGGATGAAATACTAGAAGCTAAATGGATAGATGTGGATACTTATTTAAATCTTGATGATGTTCATCCTTTTAATAAAAAGATAGTAAAAACTGCTTTGGAAAATGAAGGGTTTAAAATAATTGATAGTGAGAATTTGATTCATAGAAAAGATTTAAATTATGAAATATTTTTTTAA
- the aldA gene encoding aldehyde dehydrogenase, translating into MSEVKVYQMYINGEFINHVEKEPVINPSDKQIISYIPKGTEDDVNQAVESAQEAQSSWEKLPAVERGNYLKKIAKKIRENADMLARVITEEQGKVLGLALVEVNFTADYMDYVAEWARRYEGEIIQSDRPNENIFLFKLPIGVAAGILPWNFPFFLIARKLAPALLTGNTIVIKPSSDTPNNAFEFAKLVDEVGLPKGVFNLISGTGAEVGTPLAGHEKVGIVSFTGSVPTGVKIMEAAAKNVTKVSLELGGKAPAIVMADANLDLAVEAIKNSRVINNGQVCNCAERVYVHKSIAKEFSEKMTKAMEATTYGNPLKEEVDMGPLINEDAITHVQSLVDSAVEAGATITTGGKRAERDDGFYYEPTVIVDVKQDMSIIQEEIFGPVLPIMTFETLDEAIALANDSEFGLTSSIYTQNIDVAMRACKEIKFGETYINRENFEAMQGFHAGWRKSGIGGADGKHGLEEFLQTKVVYLQYDMNKQ; encoded by the coding sequence ATGTCAGAAGTAAAAGTCTACCAAATGTACATAAATGGCGAGTTTATTAATCATGTTGAAAAAGAACCAGTTATTAATCCATCAGATAAACAAATTATCTCTTATATCCCCAAGGGAACAGAAGACGATGTCAATCAAGCTGTTGAATCAGCCCAAGAAGCTCAAAGTTCATGGGAAAAACTACCAGCAGTTGAACGAGGAAATTATCTCAAAAAAATTGCAAAAAAGATTAGAGAAAATGCAGATATGTTGGCAAGAGTTATAACAGAAGAACAAGGAAAGGTTTTGGGTCTAGCTCTTGTAGAAGTTAATTTTACAGCTGATTATATGGACTATGTGGCTGAATGGGCTAGAAGATATGAAGGGGAGATTATCCAAAGTGATAGACCAAATGAAAATATCTTTTTATTTAAACTACCAATAGGAGTGGCAGCTGGTATTTTACCATGGAACTTTCCATTTTTCTTAATTGCTAGAAAATTAGCCCCAGCACTTTTAACAGGAAATACTATAGTTATAAAACCTAGTAGCGATACACCAAACAATGCCTTTGAGTTTGCAAAATTAGTAGATGAAGTTGGACTTCCTAAAGGAGTATTTAATCTAATAAGTGGAACAGGAGCTGAAGTGGGAACTCCACTTGCTGGTCATGAAAAAGTTGGAATTGTAAGTTTCACAGGGAGTGTACCAACTGGAGTTAAAATCATGGAAGCAGCTGCTAAAAATGTGACAAAAGTATCATTAGAACTTGGTGGTAAAGCTCCAGCTATTGTAATGGCAGATGCAAACTTAGACTTAGCAGTTGAAGCAATTAAAAACTCAAGAGTTATAAATAACGGTCAAGTTTGTAATTGTGCAGAGAGAGTTTATGTGCATAAAAGCATAGCAAAAGAGTTTAGTGAAAAAATGACAAAAGCTATGGAAGCTACAACTTATGGTAATCCACTAAAAGAAGAAGTTGATATGGGACCACTTATTAATGAAGATGCAATTACTCATGTTCAAAGCTTAGTGGATAGCGCAGTAGAAGCAGGAGCAACTATTACAACAGGTGGGAAAAGAGCAGAAAGAGATGATGGTTTTTATTACGAACCAACAGTTATTGTGGATGTAAAACAAGATATGAGCATCATCCAAGAAGAGATATTTGGACCAGTACTTCCTATTATGACTTTTGAAACACTTGATGAAGCTATTGCTTTAGCAAATGATAGTGAGTTTGGCTTGACCTCATCTATTTATACTCAAAATATAGATGTGGCAATGAGAGCTTGCAAAGAGATAAAATTTGGTGAAACATATATCAATAGAGAAAACTTCGAAGCAATGCAAGGATTCCATGCCGGATGGAGAAAATCTGGTATTGGTGGAGCTGATGGTAAACATGGTTTAGAAGAGTTCTTACAAACAAAAGTTGTATATTTACAATACGATATGAACAAACAATAA
- the argC gene encoding N-acetyl-gamma-glutamyl-phosphate reductase, with product MKYKIFVDGQFGTTGLKIHEMLKDREELEILTISEDDKKDINVKTKLLNEADLVFLCLPDVASKESVKLITNEKTKVIDASTAHRTNEDWTYGIAELTPTQREKIKNSKRVCVPGCHASGFIMAMKPLIENEIVSPKNRIVCHSITGYSGGGRGLIDVYEDPKNEGKFLSQRPYALGLSHKHLPEMKYVLGLKHAPFFTPSVGNFDQGMLVMSYLVKSELLNKKITRNEIVDLYKEYYKGEQFVKIIEDDFEYLDDGFLDAMKCNNTNRIEISVYESEDYILVISRLDNLGKGASGAAVQNMNIMLGLDEKLGLTL from the coding sequence ATGAAATATAAAATATTTGTAGATGGACAATTTGGAACAACTGGACTAAAAATCCATGAAATGTTAAAGGATAGAGAAGAACTTGAAATTTTGACGATTTCAGAAGATGATAAAAAAGATATTAATGTTAAGACAAAGCTATTAAATGAAGCTGATTTAGTATTTTTATGTTTACCTGATGTTGCTTCAAAAGAGTCTGTAAAACTTATAACAAATGAAAAAACAAAAGTAATAGATGCAAGTACAGCACACAGAACAAATGAAGATTGGACTTATGGAATTGCTGAATTAACTCCTACACAAAGAGAAAAAATAAAAAACTCTAAAAGAGTTTGTGTACCAGGTTGTCATGCAAGTGGTTTTATTATGGCTATGAAACCATTAATTGAAAATGAAATAGTTTCACCAAAGAATAGAATTGTATGCCACTCAATTACAGGATATAGTGGTGGAGGAAGAGGTTTAATTGATGTATATGAAGATCCTAAAAATGAAGGAAAATTTTTAAGTCAAAGACCTTATGCTTTGGGATTATCTCATAAACATTTACCTGAGATGAAATATGTTTTAGGATTAAAACATGCTCCTTTTTTCACTCCAAGTGTTGGTAATTTTGATCAAGGTATGCTTGTAATGTCTTATTTAGTAAAAAGTGAACTTTTAAATAAGAAAATTACTAGAAATGAAATAGTAGATTTATATAAAGAGTACTATAAGGGTGAGCAATTTGTAAAAATTATTGAAGATGATTTTGAGTATCTTGATGATGGATTTTTAGATGCAATGAAGTGCAACAATACAAACAGAATAGAAATCTCAGTTTATGAAAGCGAAGATTATATACTTGTAATCTCAAGACTTGATAATCTAGGGAAAGGTGCTTCAGGAGCTGCTGTTCAAAATATGAATATCATGTTAGGACTTGATGAAAAGTTGGGCTTAACTCTATAA
- a CDS encoding Crp/Fnr family transcriptional regulator: MLSQKEEIDCFKQLRQTCKEYQDFSDDSFEKLKKISFLKEAKKGEILQDVYSPAKYIYFICKGILRTYFLNSDGAIYTKNLFSENYFSASKVSLLTGEDSYLCIDALEDSILICIDFKGYKKLIEKNDEFKNFYINYLERNWVIVKEKNEISLILDDASIRYENFIKNNPNIENRIPLHHIANHLGITPTQLSRIRKKSKKD, encoded by the coding sequence ATGCTAAGTCAGAAGGAAGAGATTGATTGTTTTAAGCAGTTAAGACAAACCTGCAAAGAGTATCAAGACTTTTCCGATGATTCTTTTGAAAAGTTAAAAAAAATAAGCTTTTTAAAAGAAGCAAAAAAAGGTGAGATTTTACAAGATGTTTACTCACCTGCAAAATATATCTACTTTATCTGCAAAGGTATTTTACGTACCTATTTTTTAAACTCCGATGGTGCTATTTATACTAAAAATCTATTTTCCGAAAACTATTTTTCTGCTTCAAAGGTTTCCCTTCTTACAGGTGAAGATTCATATCTTTGTATTGATGCTTTGGAGGACTCTATTTTAATATGTATTGATTTTAAAGGGTATAAAAAGCTAATAGAAAAAAACGATGAGTTTAAAAACTTTTATATAAATTATCTAGAAAGAAACTGGGTAATAGTAAAAGAGAAAAATGAGATTTCTCTAATACTTGATGATGCAAGTATTAGATATGAAAATTTTATAAAAAATAATCCAAATATAGAAAATAGAATTCCACTTCACCATATAGCAAACCATCTTGGTATTACGCCTACACAGTTAAGTAGAATTAGAAAAAAGAGTAAAAAAGATTAA
- a CDS encoding NYN domain-containing protein, with protein MDEMSTDKLAVLIDADNAQASVISELLEEIAKFGITNIKRAYGDWTTSQLKGWKEHLHTHAIQPIQQFSYTNGKNATDSSLIIDAMDILHENRLDGFCIISSDSDFTRLATRIRESGLKVYGFGEQKTPEAFISACDKFVYTENLREIKEVPQTNNEQNKLKDIITKAIIAVSDDDDWANLSAVVKHINKNYPSFDPRTYGYDKYGKLMKSLDYLELNEIPFNKNRNVHIFIRVID; from the coding sequence ATGGATGAAATGAGTACAGACAAATTAGCAGTTTTGATTGATGCAGATAATGCACAAGCATCTGTTATCTCTGAATTACTAGAAGAGATAGCAAAATTTGGGATTACAAATATAAAAAGAGCTTATGGGGACTGGACAACAAGTCAACTAAAAGGTTGGAAAGAGCATTTGCATACACATGCAATACAACCTATTCAACAGTTTAGTTATACAAATGGGAAAAATGCTACTGATTCTTCTCTTATAATTGATGCTATGGATATATTACATGAAAATCGACTTGATGGTTTTTGTATAATCTCTTCTGATAGCGACTTTACAAGATTGGCTACAAGAATTAGAGAATCAGGACTAAAAGTATATGGCTTTGGTGAACAAAAAACACCAGAAGCTTTTATCTCAGCTTGTGATAAGTTCGTTTATACAGAAAATCTTAGAGAAATAAAAGAAGTACCACAAACAAATAATGAACAAAATAAATTAAAAGATATAATTACAAAAGCGATTATCGCAGTATCAGATGATGATGACTGGGCAAATTTATCAGCAGTAGTTAAACATATAAATAAAAACTACCCTTCATTTGACCCAAGAACATATGGATATGATAAATATGGAAAACTAATGAAATCATTGGATTATCTTGAGTTAAATGAAATACCATTTAATAAAAATAGAAATGTACATATATTTATAAGAGTGATTGATTAA